The Amycolatopsis solani genome segment GGCTGACGTCCTTCGTGTGCACCTCGGCGACGAGCCGGCCGAGGTAGAGGACGGAGATGCGGTCGGCGACCTCGAACACGTCGGCCATGTTGTGGCTGATCAGCACGACGCCGAGACCCTGCTCGGCCAGGCGGCGGACGAGGTCCAGCACCTGCCGGGTCTGCGCGACGCCGAGGGCGGCGGTCGGCTCGTCCAGGACGACGACCTTGCTGTTCCACAGCACCGACTTCGCGATGGCGACGGTCTGGCGCTGACCACCGGACAGCGAGGAGACCGGCGTCCGGACCGACTTCACGGTCCGCACCGACAGGGAGGCCAGCGTCTCGCGCGCGGCCTTCTCCATGCTGGCTTCGTCCAGCTTCCAGCTGCTCCCGCGCTCGCGGCCGAGGAACATGTTCTGCACGATGTCGAGGTTGTCGGCGAGCGCGAGGTCCTGGTAGACGACCTCGATGCCGAGGTCGGCGGCGTCCTTCGGGCCCCGGATGTGGGCGTCCTGCCCGTTGAACCGCACGGCCCCCGAGTCGTACGGGTGGATGCCGGCGATGCACTTGACGAGGGTCGACTTGCCGGCGCCGTTGTCGCCGACCAGGGCGGTCACTTCGCCCGCACGCACGTCGAAGTCCACGTCGTGGAGGACGTGGACGGGGCCGAAGCTCTTGTTCAGGCCCTTGATCTCGAGGATGGGCTCACTCATGGCTGGCTTTTACTCCTGGGTGGGGACCGGGCCGGGACGCGCCGTCGGGGTGCGCGTCCCGGCCCGGCTGTTCGTGGTTAGAGCGGGTGGCTCAGGAGATGCCGAGCGAGGTGCACTTGGCGGCGAGGTCGCCACCGCAGATCTCGGCGGCCTTCACGTAGCCCTGGGTGACGACGGTCTTGACGTCCTTCTCCAGGATCGTCGTCGGGGTCAGCAGCACGGACTTGATGTCGCGGTTGTTCTTCGGGTCGTGCAGCTTCGCCGTGGCGATCGCGTCCGCACCGGCGGTGTCACCCTTGGCGAGGGCGGCGGCCAGCTTGGCGGTGGCCTCGGCCTCTTCCTTGATCGGCTTGAAGACCGTCATGTACTGGTCGCCGCGCATGACCGCCATCAGGCCGTCGGCGGTGGCGTCCTGGCCGGTGACCGGGACCTTGCCGTTGAGGCCGTTCTTCTTGAGGATGGTGATGACCGCGCCGGCCAGGCCGTCGTTCGCCGCGACGACGCCGTCGACCTTGCCGCCGTTGGCGGTGAAGATCTGCTCGAACGTCGTGCCGCCGAGCTGGTTGTCCCAGTCGTTGATCGGCTGCTTCTGGATGCGCTTCAGGGTGCCCGCCGAGAACAGCGGCTCGAGGACGGAGTCCTGGCCCTTGGTGAAGAGCGTGGCGTTGTTGTCGGTCGGGGCGCCCTCGATCTGGACGACACCCGCGCCGGCCTTGGCCTTCAGCGCGTCCGCCATGGCCTGGCCCTGCAGCTGGCCGACCTTCTCGTTGTCGAACGAGACGTAGTAGTCGGCGGAGCCGCCGAGGCTCGGGCGGTCGTAGTCGATGACCGGGATGCCCGCGGTCTTGGCCTTGGCCTCGACCGCCGCACCGACGGCCGGGTCACCGGGGGCGATGATCAGGACCTTGACGCCGGAGCTGATGAAGCCGTCGGCCAGGGTGGCGAACTTCTGGTTGTCACCCTGGGCGTTCTGGACGTCGACCTCGAAGCCCTGAGCGGTCAGCGCGGCCGTCAGCATCGGCTTGTCGAAGGCCTCCCAGCGCGCCGAGGTGGCGGTCTCGGGGAGGATGACACCGACCTTGCCGCCGGCGCCGCCACCGGCGGCGGGCGCGGAGGACGAGGCGGAGTTGCTCCCCGTGCCCCCGCTGTTCGAACTGTTGGCACCGCACGCGGAGAGCACCAGGCCGGCGCTCACCGTGACGGCGAGGAGGGTAAGGGTTCTGCTGCGCATCCTCGTTCCTTCCGGATCCAAGCATTGAGACGAGCGGCCGTCGACGGTTGACTGTCTCGGGCCTTGCGGGGCGGTGATCCGGAGAGGCCCGGCGCACCGACGCGCATATGTTGTGGGCGACAACATATGCCGCTGAGCGGCTGCGGGGAAGATAGCTGGATCGATTAAATGACACCAATTGGACACGGTTCGGCAACACGAGCTGAACCTCGCCCGGAAAGAGTAGATCCGCTGACCATGTGATCGCCAGCACTCACTCAGTGTTACATCCAGGTTTCTTGACGGCGTGAAGGTACTCCTTCAGGGTGCACCTCGCGCAACCCGTGGCGAACCCACGCGACCGGGCGGTGATTGGTCGCCGACTTGCCGACTTCCGGGTAAACCGTGCCCGGAGGACCACCGTCCGGCGGACGCACGGGCAGGTGGCCGGTAACCAAATCGGCACAGAGCGTCACGTATCGGCTGGTACTGACCAGAAACGGACGGTGACGGCCGAGTTCAGCCGCCCGGGCGACGCCGGACGGCTCCCGCGAGCCCGGAGCTACCAGGACCGCAGGGTGACGATCCGCTCCTCGAGCTGCTCGACGGTCGCCATCGCGGTCACCGGGCCGCCGCACACCCGGCGCAGCTCGTTGTGGATCGAGCCGTGCGGCTTCTTGGTCCGGTGGTGGTACATCCCCACCAGCGCGTTCAGCTCCTTGCGCAACGCGCCGAGCCGCTCGCTCACCGACTGGGGGCGCGCCGCCGGCGGGGGCGCCTCCTCCTTGGCCGGCTTGCGGCGCTTCTCGTCGGCGATCTGCTCTTCCTGCCGCTTCCGCAGCAGCGCGCGGACCTGGTCGGGCTCCAGCAGGCCCGGCAGCCCCAGGTACTCCTGCTCCTCGTCCGAGCCGGAGAACACCGCCGTGCCGAACGAGTTGCCGTCGTAGATGACCTGGTCGAGCTCGGCCGAGGCACCCAGCGAGGTGAACGCCTTCTCCTCTTCGCCCGGCTCGTCCTCGGTGCGGTTGGCCTGGGCGAGGAGCTCGTCCTCCCAGCCCTCCGCCTCGCGGTGCGGCTTGCCCAGCACGTGGTCGCGCTGTGCCTCCAGCTCGCTGGCCAGCTCCAGCAGCACCGGCACCGACGGCAGGAACACGCTCGCCGTCTCGCCCTTCTTCCTGGCCCGCACGTACCGGCCGATGGCCTGGGCGAAGAACAGCGGGGTCGACGCGCTCGTGGCGTACACGCCCACGGCCAGGCGCGGGACGTCGACGCCTTCGGAGACCATCCGGACCGCGATGATCCAGCGTTCGTTCGTCTCCGAGAACTCCTTGATCCGGCCCGACGCCTTCGGGTCGTCGGAGAGCACGAGCGTCGGCGGCTCGCCGGAGATGCGCTCCAGGATCTTCGCGTACGCCCGCGCCGTCTCCTGGTCGGTGGCGATCACCAGGCCGCCCGCGTCCGGCACGTGCTGGCGGACCTGCGACAACCGCGTGTCGGCGGCCTGCAGCACCGCCGGGATCCACTCGCCGGCCGGGTCGAGCGCCGTGCGCCACGCCCGGGCGTTCTGCTCCGCGGTCAGCGGCTCGCCGAGCCGCGCGGTGAACTCCTCCCCCGCGCTCGTGCGCCAGGAGGCTTCGCCCGAGTAGGCGAGGAAGACGACCGGCCGGACCACGCCGTCGGCCAGCGCGTCCGCGTAGCCGTACGAATGGTCGGCCTTGCTGCGCTGGAACCCGCCCGCGTCCGGCTCGTAGGTGACGAACGGGATGGCCGAGTCGTCGGACCGGAACGGCGTCCCGGTCAGCGAGAGGCGCCGCACGGCCGGGGTGAAGGCCTCGCGGATCGCGTCACCCCAGGACTTCGCGTCGCCGCCGTGGTGGATCTCGTCGAGGATCACCAGCGTCTTGCGGTTCTCCGTGCGCACGCGGTGCAGCGTCGGGTGTGCCGCGACCTGCGCGTACGTCAGCGCGACGCCGTTGTAGTCCGACGACGTGACGCCGGTGGTGTTGCGGAAGTTCGAGTCGATGGCGATCCCGGCCGCCGCGGCCGAGGCCGCCCACTGGTGCTTGAGGTGCTCGGTCGGGGTCACGATGGTGACCGCCTCGATCGTGCGGTCGCTCAGCAGCTCCGCGGCGATCCGCAGGCCGAACACGGTCTTGCCGGCGCCCGGCGTCGCCACCGCGAGGAAGTCCTTGGGCTTCTGCGTCAGGTACTTCGTCAGCGCCCGCCGCTGCCACGCCCGCAGCGGGCGCGCGGTCGAGTCCTTCTCCGCGGGAGGCGCCCCGAGCTGCGTCTCCGTCATGCCGGTCCCCCCTCGCTCAAGTGCTGTGACGTGCGCTGTGACGTGGAAAAACCCTCACTGTGGTACCGACTTCGGTGTCGATGACTGCGGTGAGGGCACTGGAGCGAGTCTACCGGCCGGGTCCGACAGTTCCGGGCACCGGCACGGGTGATGTCCGCCGACACGCCCGGGTGCAGGGGTGGTGACGAGCCAAATCAGCGGCGATGGACCATGCTGGACACGTCATGGGTGAGGTGCAGCCGTCCGGAGCGACGAAGGTGGCCCGCAAGGGGCCGTGGCGCCTCCTCACGCGCACGCTCGCCAAAGCCTGGGAAGGCAACATCTTCTCCGAGGCCGCCGAAGCGGCCTTCTGGCAGACGCTGTCGCTCCCGCCGCTGCTCCTCGGGCTGCTCGGCAGCCTGGGCTTCGTCGGCGAGTGGTTCGGCCAGGACGTCGTGGCCGCCGTGCACGACCGGATCATCGGCTTCTGCCGGACCGTCTTCAGCGCCAACGCCGTCCACGACATCATCGAACCGACCGTGAACAGCATCCTCACCGTCGGCAAGGGCGAGATCGTCTCGGTGGGCTTCCTGATCTCGCTCTGGGCGGGTTCGTCGGCGATGTCGTCGTTCGTGGACGCGATCACCGTCGCGCACGACCAGTACGGCGTCCGCAACGACGTCTGGCAGCGGATCTTCGCGCTCCTGCTCTACCTGTGCGGCCTGGTGGTCCTGGTGGTCGGGCTGCCGCTGCTGGCGATCGGCCCCGACCTGCTGCCGGAGTTCTTCCCGGCGGACTGGCGCCCGACCGTGACGTCGTGGGTGAGCGCGCTGTACTTCCCGACCCTCGGCGCGATGATCACCCTGGCGCTGACCACGCTGTACAAGCTCGCGCTGCCGCGGAAGCTGCCGTGGCACCGCGGGCTGCCCGGCGCGGTGCTCGCCATGGTCGTGTTCCTGCTCTCGTCGGTCGGCCTGCGCGTCTACCTGAACTGGATCACCAAGACCGGCTACACCTACGGCGCGCTGGCCGCGCCGATCGCGTTCCTGCTGCTGATGTTCTTCATCGGGCTGGCCGTGGTCGGCGGGGCGTACTTCAACAGCGCGATCCAGGAGCTGTGGCCGGCGAAGGCGACCCGGCGGCAGCGGCGCAAGTGGCGGCGGCTGGAGATGGAGCGCGCGTCCGAGCGGCTGCGCTCCGAAGAGGGCCGCAAGCTGTGGGAGCGCACGACCACGCCGCTGAAGCGCCCGCGCCCCGAAGACGTCTCCGAGAACGGCGACGCACCGTCCGAAGAGGACACGCCGTCACCGAGCGCACCGGAACCGGCACCCAGCGCTCCTCAGGGTCGCGTGTCCTCCCAGGGGACGACCCGGAATCCACCCCCAGACTGAGTCGCTCCTCAGGTCGGACATGGGACGCTCTCCCGGTCGCTGACGCCGGCATCGATCGCCGCGTCGTTCCCGAGGGGGTTCCCACAGTCATGTCCGTGCTGGCCAGATTGAGCCTGCGCAACCGAAGCCTGATCGGCCTGCTCGCGCTCGTCGTCGTCGGGTTCGGGGCGTTCGCGCTGCCGCAGATCAAGCAGCAGCTGTTCCCGTCCCTGCAGTTCCCGCAGGCCCAGATCGTCACCGCGTACTCGGGCGCATCGCCGGACGCGGTCGACCGGCAGGTCACCGAACCGCTGGAAGGCGCGCTGCAGGGCCTGAAGGGCCTCGAGGAGATCAACTCCACTTCGTCGGACGGCGTTTCGCGCGTGGTCGCGCAGTTCGCGTTCGGCACGGACATCGACGCCGCGGTCCAGCAGATCCAGCAGGTGGTGAACCAGGTCCGGCCGCGGCTGCCGCAGAACTCCGAGCCCGCCGTGTCCGCCGGCAGCACCGACGACCTGCCGGTGGTGCTGGTCGCCGCGGGCACGGCCGGTGACCCGCAGGCGCTCGCGCCCGCGCTGACCGACCAGGTCGCGCCGGAGCTGCGGAAGATCGACGGCGTCCGCACGGTGACCGTCACGGGTGTGCAGCAGCCGCGCGTCACGATCACCCTCGACTACGCGAAGCTGGCCGCCGCGGGCGTCGACCCGGCGTCGATCGCCACCACGTTGCAGACGGCGGGCGCCGCGGTCCCGGCGGGCTCGCTGACCGAAGGCGGCAAGACGCTGAGCGTCCAGGTCGGCGGCGGGCAGACCACTGTGGACTCGCTCCGCAACCTCTACCTGACACCGAGTGCCGCCTCGTCGTCGCGGGCGGGCACCCCGCCGCGCGGCCCGGTGAAGCTGGGTGACGTCGCCGACGTGCAGGCCGGCTTCGCGCCGCCGACGTCGATCACGCGCACCAACGGCAAGCCGAGCCTCGGCCTCTCGATCACCATGGTGGACAACGGGAACGCCGTCGCGATCTCCGACGCCGTGCGCGACAAGCTGCCGGAGCTGGCGAAGAAGACCGGCGCCGAGATGAACGTCGTGTTCGACCAGGGCACCCCGGTGAAGGACGCGATCAGCGGCCTGACCACCGAAGGCCTGCTGGGCCTGGCGTTCGCCGTCGTCGTCATCCTGCTGTTCCTGCTGTCGGTGCGCTCGACGCTGGTGACCGCGGTGTCGATCCCGCTGTCGGTGGTGGTCGCGCTGCTGGCGCTGTGGACCGGCGACCTGTCGCTCAACCTGCTCACCCTCGGCGCGCTGACCATCGCGATCGGCCGGGTGGTCGACGACTCGATCGTCGTGCTGGAGAACATCAAGCGGCATCTGGCTTACGGCGAGGAAAAGCAGCGTGCGGTCCTCGACGGCGTGCGCGAGGTGGCCGGCGCGGTGACGTCGTCCACGCTGACGACCGTCGCGGTGTTCCTGCCGATCGCGTTCGTGGGCGGGTTCGTCGGGGAGCTGTTCTCGCCGTTCGCGATCACGGTGACGGTGGCGCTGCTGGCCTCGCTGCTCGTGTCGCTGACCGTGGTCCCGGTGCTGGCGTACTGGTTCCTGAAGCAGCCCGCGATCCCGGCGGACGCCGTCGAAGCCGAGCGGGCGCGCGAAGCGGCCGTCGAGAAGGAGCGCCGCGGCCTCCTGCAGCGGGCGTACCTGCCGGTGATCCGGTTCGCGACCAAGCGGCGGCTGACCGTGGTGCTGCTGGCGCTGCTGATCTTCGCCGGCACGGTCGGGCTCGCGACGCGGCTCAACACCAACTTCCTCGACCAGTCCGGCGGCACCACGCTGAACATGACGCAGAAGCTGCCCGCGGGCACCAGCGTCGAGGCCAAGGAAAAGGCCGCCACGGCCGTCGAGCAGGCGCTGGCCGCCGAGAAATCCGTGCAGACCTACCAGGTCAGCGTCGGCGGGGGCGGCGCGTTCGGCTTCGGCGGCGGGACGAACACGAGCATCTCGGTCACGGTCGCGAAGGACACCGACCTCGACGCGCTGTCGGACCGGCTGCGCGCGAAGCTGGCGTCCCGGCCGGAGCTGGGCGAGATCAAGATCGGCGCGGACGCGTCCGGCTTCAACTCCGACCAGGTCTCGGTGACGGTGACCGCGCCGTCGGAGGCCGCGCTCAAGCCGGCGTCCGACCAGGTCGTGCAGGCGCTGGGCGGGGTGTCCGGGCTGACCGAGGTGACCAGTGACCTGTCCGTCGGCTCGCCGCGGGTGCAGGTCGAGGTGGACGACGCCGCGGCCGCCGCGCGCGGGCTGTCGGCGAGCACCATCGGCCAGGTCGCCAACCAGGCGATCGCCGGCCGCACGGTGACGCAGCTGCCGGTCGGCGGGCAGCGCACGGACGTCGTGCTGCGGGCCGGCACCGCGCCGGCGACGGTCGAGCAGGTGAAGGGCCTCCAGATCCCGGGCCCCACCGGCGTCGTCCGGCTCGACGAGGTCGCGAAGGTGTCCACTGTGGACGGCCCGGCGTCGGTGCACCGCACCGGCGGCGACCTCTCGACCACGGTCACCGCCAAGAACACCGGCGACAACCTGAGCAAGACGACCGCGGACATCCAGTCCAAGCTGGACGGCCTGACCTTCACCGGCGGCGCGTCGTACTCGCTCGGCGGCGTGAGCCAGGACCAGCAGGAGGCGTTCTCGAACCTGTTCCTGGCACTGCTGGCGGCGATCGCGATCGTGTTCCTGATCATGGTGGCGACGTTCCGCAGCCTGATCCAGCCGCTGATCCTGCTGGTGTCGATCCCGTTCGCGGCGACCGGCGCGATCGGCCTGCTCCTGGCGACCGGCACCGCGCTCGGCCTCCCAGCCCTGATCGGCATGCTGATGCTGGTGGGCATCGTGGTGACGAACGCGATCGTCCTGATCGACCTGATCAACCAGTACCGAGCGGAGGGAATGAGCGTCGCGGACGCGGTCACCGAGGGCGGCCGTCGCCGGCTGCGCCCGATCCTGATGACCGCGGCGGCGACGATCTTCGCACTGGTCCCGATGGCACTGGGCATCACCGGCCAGGGCGGCTTCATCGGCCAGCCACTGGCGATCGTGGTGATCGGCGGCCTGGTCAGCTCGACGCTGCTGACCCTGGTGCTGGTCCCGACCCTCTACACGATGGTCGAGACCCGCAAGGAGCGGCGCCGCGCCCGCCGCGAAGCCCGCCGCACCCCGGCGAAGGCCCCGGAGTCGGAGTCCCTGAACCCCGCCCCGACCGCCTGACCCCAAGCGCAACTTTCCCTACGAAAGCTCCGCGCTCCGGACGAGCCGAAGGCCGCACTTTCACGTGAAAGTGCGGCCTTCGGCGTTTTCACTGCTTGAAGCGGTAGGTCATGCTGTCGAACAGGATGCAGATGCTCGGTGACATCACGATCACCCGCAGCGTGTTGTCCCGCTCGTCGAAGTCGATGCCCTCCACCTCGAAGTTCCCCGAGCAGCCGCTCCGCAACGGCAGCTGCCCCAGCGAAGTCACGTGGCCGGCGACGTCCGAACCGGACAGCGGGCCCGCCAGATCGACCTGGAGCAACGGCTTGGTGGTCCCGAAGAGGCTGCCGTCCGGGTCGTCCGACGCGCACAGCAGGCGGGTCGACGTCTGGAAGTCGCAGCCCTGGACGTCGCGGACCGGGTGGTCGAGGCGGATCGTGCCGGCCATCGGCAGGTTCTGCGCCGGGTTCGTGGCCACCGTGCCCGGCATCGGGTGGACCAGGAGGCGGTCCATCGTGCCCCACTCCCCCGCCACCAGCCAGCGGGCGTCCGGGGAGACCGCGGCGAACGAGTTGTTGTTCGCTTCCCACGACTCGAGGTTGTGCTTGTAGTTCGCCCAGGAACCGTCCGGGGACTGGACGCGGAAGAGCTTCGCGCCCCGGTCGTCGCGCTGGTAGGGCTCGACGTACCAGCCCTGGGCCGAACCCGGGTCGCCGACGTGGCTCCAGCCCTGGGAGTTCAGGTCCGCCGGGATGGTGCCGATCCCGGTGTAGCGGATGGTGGTGCCCGACGGGCGCACGATGGTCGCGAGGCCCTGGCTTTCGTCGAGGGCTCTGGCCTGGTCGCGGCCGACCTCCGTCCAGCCGGTGACGGCCTGGGCCAGTGCGGGCGAGACCACGGCCAGCAGGACGGCGAGGGTGAGCACGATCCCGGTTCTGCGCATGTGCGACTCCGGTGGGTGAGGGGACCTGGCCCCCCGGATCT includes the following:
- a CDS encoding ATP-binding cassette domain-containing protein; translated protein: MSEPILEIKGLNKSFGPVHVLHDVDFDVRAGEVTALVGDNGAGKSTLVKCIAGIHPYDSGAVRFNGQDAHIRGPKDAADLGIEVVYQDLALADNLDIVQNMFLGRERGSSWKLDEASMEKAARETLASLSVRTVKSVRTPVSSLSGGQRQTVAIAKSVLWNSKVVVLDEPTAALGVAQTRQVLDLVRRLAEQGLGVVLISHNMADVFEVADRISVLYLGRLVAEVHTKDVSHGQIVELITAGRSGDLGLARPEAVVL
- a CDS encoding sugar ABC transporter substrate-binding protein, with translation MRSRTLTLLAVTVSAGLVLSACGANSSNSGGTGSNSASSSAPAAGGGAGGKVGVILPETATSARWEAFDKPMLTAALTAQGFEVDVQNAQGDNQKFATLADGFISSGVKVLIIAPGDPAVGAAVEAKAKTAGIPVIDYDRPSLGGSADYYVSFDNEKVGQLQGQAMADALKAKAGAGVVQIEGAPTDNNATLFTKGQDSVLEPLFSAGTLKRIQKQPINDWDNQLGGTTFEQIFTANGGKVDGVVAANDGLAGAVITILKKNGLNGKVPVTGQDATADGLMAVMRGDQYMTVFKPIKEEAEATAKLAAALAKGDTAGADAIATAKLHDPKNNRDIKSVLLTPTTILEKDVKTVVTQGYVKAAEICGGDLAAKCTSLGIS
- a CDS encoding DEAD/DEAH box helicase; translation: MTETQLGAPPAEKDSTARPLRAWQRRALTKYLTQKPKDFLAVATPGAGKTVFGLRIAAELLSDRTIEAVTIVTPTEHLKHQWAASAAAAGIAIDSNFRNTTGVTSSDYNGVALTYAQVAAHPTLHRVRTENRKTLVILDEIHHGGDAKSWGDAIREAFTPAVRRLSLTGTPFRSDDSAIPFVTYEPDAGGFQRSKADHSYGYADALADGVVRPVVFLAYSGEASWRTSAGEEFTARLGEPLTAEQNARAWRTALDPAGEWIPAVLQAADTRLSQVRQHVPDAGGLVIATDQETARAYAKILERISGEPPTLVLSDDPKASGRIKEFSETNERWIIAVRMVSEGVDVPRLAVGVYATSASTPLFFAQAIGRYVRARKKGETASVFLPSVPVLLELASELEAQRDHVLGKPHREAEGWEDELLAQANRTEDEPGEEEKAFTSLGASAELDQVIYDGNSFGTAVFSGSDEEQEYLGLPGLLEPDQVRALLRKRQEEQIADEKRRKPAKEEAPPPAARPQSVSERLGALRKELNALVGMYHHRTKKPHGSIHNELRRVCGGPVTAMATVEQLEERIVTLRSW
- a CDS encoding YihY/virulence factor BrkB family protein; the protein is MGEVQPSGATKVARKGPWRLLTRTLAKAWEGNIFSEAAEAAFWQTLSLPPLLLGLLGSLGFVGEWFGQDVVAAVHDRIIGFCRTVFSANAVHDIIEPTVNSILTVGKGEIVSVGFLISLWAGSSAMSSFVDAITVAHDQYGVRNDVWQRIFALLLYLCGLVVLVVGLPLLAIGPDLLPEFFPADWRPTVTSWVSALYFPTLGAMITLALTTLYKLALPRKLPWHRGLPGAVLAMVVFLLSSVGLRVYLNWITKTGYTYGALAAPIAFLLLMFFIGLAVVGGAYFNSAIQELWPAKATRRQRRKWRRLEMERASERLRSEEGRKLWERTTTPLKRPRPEDVSENGDAPSEEDTPSPSAPEPAPSAPQGRVSSQGTTRNPPPD
- a CDS encoding efflux RND transporter permease subunit; amino-acid sequence: MSVLARLSLRNRSLIGLLALVVVGFGAFALPQIKQQLFPSLQFPQAQIVTAYSGASPDAVDRQVTEPLEGALQGLKGLEEINSTSSDGVSRVVAQFAFGTDIDAAVQQIQQVVNQVRPRLPQNSEPAVSAGSTDDLPVVLVAAGTAGDPQALAPALTDQVAPELRKIDGVRTVTVTGVQQPRVTITLDYAKLAAAGVDPASIATTLQTAGAAVPAGSLTEGGKTLSVQVGGGQTTVDSLRNLYLTPSAASSSRAGTPPRGPVKLGDVADVQAGFAPPTSITRTNGKPSLGLSITMVDNGNAVAISDAVRDKLPELAKKTGAEMNVVFDQGTPVKDAISGLTTEGLLGLAFAVVVILLFLLSVRSTLVTAVSIPLSVVVALLALWTGDLSLNLLTLGALTIAIGRVVDDSIVVLENIKRHLAYGEEKQRAVLDGVREVAGAVTSSTLTTVAVFLPIAFVGGFVGELFSPFAITVTVALLASLLVSLTVVPVLAYWFLKQPAIPADAVEAERAREAAVEKERRGLLQRAYLPVIRFATKRRLTVVLLALLIFAGTVGLATRLNTNFLDQSGGTTLNMTQKLPAGTSVEAKEKAATAVEQALAAEKSVQTYQVSVGGGGAFGFGGGTNTSISVTVAKDTDLDALSDRLRAKLASRPELGEIKIGADASGFNSDQVSVTVTAPSEAALKPASDQVVQALGGVSGLTEVTSDLSVGSPRVQVEVDDAAAAARGLSASTIGQVANQAIAGRTVTQLPVGGQRTDVVLRAGTAPATVEQVKGLQIPGPTGVVRLDEVAKVSTVDGPASVHRTGGDLSTTVTAKNTGDNLSKTTADIQSKLDGLTFTGGASYSLGGVSQDQQEAFSNLFLALLAAIAIVFLIMVATFRSLIQPLILLVSIPFAATGAIGLLLATGTALGLPALIGMLMLVGIVVTNAIVLIDLINQYRAEGMSVADAVTEGGRRRLRPILMTAAATIFALVPMALGITGQGGFIGQPLAIVVIGGLVSSTLLTLVLVPTLYTMVETRKERRRARREARRTPAKAPESESLNPAPTA